In Drosophila nasuta strain 15112-1781.00 chromosome 2R, ASM2355853v1, whole genome shotgun sequence, a single genomic region encodes these proteins:
- the LOC132786183 gene encoding sodium channel protein Nach gives MTAASKLPVNDDDNKKPEKQSWDWTKRYSRLLLKLFAIMLTIYVCFLSWERYFKFWVQTTIERTDVHISEIPFPAITICPTHLTLDSLNNTNTKQRELSRMNRLYNLIQSIQLKPVLSEEEVATNFTEFEDYYNQSISEFGSTLYRGYQCRDLFKKCTWRRREVNCCTIFKTFGFGVSCYIFNSIFGKNADLTYPWSVAGSGVNSGLNVKMNRNVSVHHLESVLVMVQEPSEYLGTNLIYTKDDRIAVPLQPQRFTAEDDVRARPMEMRYCYFIEEMETNYRLRSECINSCHIKFMTEKCKCYINTIMAINKDNNANQEASIRPCTVRDLSCFTKYKISFFSMSNIIEESRDFVFNTTDCKCYPNCNHIKYHASTYTDHMGNAKNDDLIEVDIYFQEETLISYRSTLQIVLLDLIVSFGGIAGLILGYSLLGCINTMLDRIAFCAKSRSRSADPTASSHASSRLPETDLNNKFV, from the exons ATGACTGCTGCGAGTAAGTTGCCcgttaatgatgatgataacaAGAAACCAGAGAAGCAGTCATGGGACTGGACGAAACG TTATAGCCGCTTATTACTGAAGCTCTTTGCCATCATGCTCACCATCTATGTCTGCTTTTTGTCCTGGGAGCGTTACTTTAAATTCTGGGTGCAAACCACCATTGAGCGCACTGATGTCCACATTTCGGAAATTCCCTTTCCGGCCATCACCATTTGCCCCACGCATTTGACATTGGACAGCTTGAATAATACGAATACTAAGCAGCGAGAATTGAGTCGTATGAACCGTCTCTATAACCTGATCCAGAGCATTCAATTAAAACCCGTGCTCAGTGAAGAAGAAGTCGCCACGAATTTTACAGAATTTGAGGATTACTACAACCAATCCATATCCGAATTTGGCAGCACACTCTACCGTGGCTACCAGTGCAGGGATTTGTTCAAAAAGTGCACGTGGCGACGTCGTGAGGTCAATTGCTGCACCATCTTTAAAACCTTTGGCTTTGGTGTGAGTTGTTacatattcaattcaatatttggCAAGAATGCGGATCTTACATATCCTTGGTCAGTGGCCGGTTCGGGTGTCAACAGCGGCCTCAATGTCAAGATGAATCGCAACGTGAGCGTGCATCACCTGGAGAGCGTTTTA GTCATGGTGCAAGAGCCATCGGAGTATCTGGGTACCAATCTCATTTACACCAAAGATGACCGCATTGCGGTTCCTCTGCAACCTCAACGCTTCACAGCCGAAGACGATGTTAGGGCTCGACCCATGGAAATGCGTTATTGCTACTTCATAGAGGAAATGGAAACTAATTACCGATTGCGTTCCGAGTGCATAAATAGCTGTCATATCAAGTTCATGACTGAGAAGTGTAAGTGTTACATTAATACGATCATGGCAATCAACAAAGACAATAATGCTAACCAGGAAGCTTCCATTCGTCCTTGCACTGTAAGGGATTTGTCATGTTTTACCAAGTACaaaa TATCGTTCTTTTCTATGAGCAACATCATCGAAGAGTCTAGAGACTTTGTATTCAATACAACGGACTGCAAATGTTATCCCAACTGCAATCACATAAAGTATCATGCATCCACTTATACGGATCATATGGGAAACGCTAAGAACGATGATCTCATAGAGGTTGATATTTACTTTCAAGAGGAGACCCTTATCTCCTATCGCTCCACGCTGCAAATAGTTCTGCTTGATTTGATTG tttcATTTGGTGGCATTGCTGGCTTGATTTTAGGCTACTCCCTATTGGGATGTATCAATACCATGTTGGATCGCATTGCCTTCTGCGCCAAGTCGCGATCACGTTCAGCCGATCCAACAGCTTCGTCGCACGCTTCCTCACGTTTACCTGAAACGGAtctaaacaacaaatttgtatga
- the LOC132786593 gene encoding uncharacterized protein LOC132786593, which yields MSSDSMFKYFIFCLALCSLVYADGEWVPKTSYEAYRIMQQCLSEHPFNKEQLAMIMQNFFFPNEPEVRQHLLCYYQMHGLFSTLEGFHPDRVAKIEKLDLNEEEVLQIAQGCVDRNEQKSPADEWVFRFHICLMSSKVGDRAKIINNIV from the exons ATGAGTTCCGATTCTATGTTCaagtatttcatattttgtctGGCACTCTGTTCATTG GTCTATGCTGATGGCGAATGGGTGCCAAAAACGTCATATGAAGCTTACAGGATCATGCAGCAATGCCTTTCTGAGCATCCATTCAACAAGGAGCAGTTAGCGATGATAATGcagaatttttttttccccAATGAGCCCGAAGTGCGTCAACATCTGTTATGTTATTACCAGATGCACGGTCTCTTCAGCACACTCGAGGGCTTTCATCCCGATCGTGTGGCCAAAATTGAGAAGTTGGATCTGAACGAGGAGGAAGTTCTGCAAATTGCCCAGGGCTGTGTGGATAGAAACGAACAGAAGAGTCCAGCCGATGAGTGGGTATTCCGTTTTCACATATGTTTGATGTCCAGCAAAGTTGGCGATCGagcaaaaatcataaataacaTAGTATAA
- the LOC132786592 gene encoding head-specific guanylate cyclase has protein sequence MACPFFRRADSLSRQPSVIAEPGTHWNLEDEELSLSDDALTLTHLQMAIQLLTAPSNEDLNTAVTSLVAKYRQSWPNIHKLKLDPKIFKSCANYDYLGDIQELLLKMDEASASEILVLLGEELITCCCTGIIERAFRCLGTDLQEFLGSLDGVYDVLKLQEDDVTDTGFVCAGDGELIFTSERPVIAWLLLGSLKALTRMLYKVDVNIKIEPVEGDARRYRYLFSLVKDSSQTLQLGRPLVPTKPHETVQRSNSANASDLQMNSSSFCKMFPWHFIMNEQLELVQLGRGFSKLYKPYLADFGCQASTYFDFKRPKGLTMKFREIVRRTYTPFLIGLKCPPGATDFPAMGLEIKGQMVHCPESNSLLFIGSPFLDGLDGLTCNGLFISDIPLHDATREVILVGEQARAQDGLRRRMDKLKSSIEEANSAVTKERKKNVSLLHLIFPAEIAEKLWLGSSIDAKTYPDVTILFSDIVGFTSICSRATPFMVISMLEGLYKDFDEFCDFFDVYKVETIGDAYCVASGLHRASIYDAHKVAWMALKMISACSKHITHDGEQIKMRIGLHTGTVLAGVVGRKMPRYCLFGHNVTIANKFESSSEALKINVSPTTKNWLTKHEGFAFDLQPRDPSFLPKEFPNSNGNGTCYFLEGFRNPTLETDLPLDEHINAAMKTISEGGDA, from the exons ATGGCGTGTCCTTTCTTTCGTCGTGCTGACTCTTTGTCGCGTCAGCCATCGGTCATTGCCGAGCCGGGCACCCATTGGAATCTGGAGGATGAGGAGCTCTCGTTGTCCGACGATGCATTGACGCTGACCCATCTGCAGATGGCCATACAGCTGTTGACTGCGCCATCTAATGAGGATCTCAACACGGCCGTCACCTCTCTGGTGGCCAAGTATCGTCAGAGTTGGCCTAACATACATAAGCT TAAACTGGATCCGAAGATCTTCAAGAGCTGCGCCAACTATGATTATCTGGGCGATATACAAGAGCTGCTGCTCAAGATGGACGAGGCCAGTGCCAGCGAGATTCTGGTGCTGTTAGGCGAAGAGCTGATCACCTGCTGCTGCACTGGCATTATCGAGCGAGCCTTCCGCTGCCTGGGCACCGATTTGCAAGAGTTTCTCGGCTCCCTGGATGGTGTCTACGATGTGCTGAAACTACAAGAG GACGATGTTACCGACACGGGATTCGTGTGTGCCGGTGATGGTGAATTAATCTTCACCTCGGAGCGACCAGTGATTGCTTGGCTGCTGCTTGGTTCCCTCAAGGCGCTCACTCGCATGCTCTACAAGGTGGATGTGAATATCAAAATCGAACCAGTTGAGGGCGATGCGCGACGTTATCGTTATCTCTTCTCGCTGGTCAAGGACAGCTCCCAGACGCTGCAGCTGGGACGTCCGTTGGTGCCCACTAAGCCGCATGAAACTGTGCAGCGGAGTAATTCGGCAAATGCATCCGATCTGCAGATGAATTCGTCAAGCTTCTGCAAGATGTTTCCCTGGCATTTCATAATGAACGAGCAGCTGGAGCTGGTGCAACTGGGACGTGGGTTCAGCAAGCTCTACAAGCCATATCTGGCGGACTTTGGCTGCCAGGCCAGCACCTACTTTGACTTCAAGCGTCCTAAGGGCTTGACCATGAAGTTTCGTGAGATTGTGCGACGCACCTACACTCCCTTTCTGATTGGCCTGAAGTGTCCACCGGGCGCAACTGATTTCCCCGCCATGGGACTGGAGATCAAGGGTCAGATGGTACATTGTCCGGAATCAAATTCGCTGCTGTTCATTGGTTCACCGTTTTTGGATGGCTTGGATGGTCTCACTTGCAATGGACTTTTTATCTCGGACATTCCGTTGCACGATGCCACACGTGAGGTGATTCTAGTCGGTGAACAGGCGCGTGCTCAGGATGGTCTGCGTCGTCGCATGGACAAGCTGAAGAGCAGCATCGAAGAGGCCAATTCGGCAGTGACCAAGGAGCGCAAGAAGAACGTCAGCCTCTTGCATTTGATCTTTCCGGCTGAGATTGCCGAGAAGCTATGGCTGGGCTCCTCAATCGATGCCAAGACCTATCCAGATGTTACCATACTCTTCAGCGATATCGTTGGCTTCACCAGCATCTGTTCGCGGGCCACTCCCTTCATGGTGATCAGCATGCTGGAGGGTTTGTACAAGGACTTTGATGAGTTCTGTGACTTCTTTGATGTGTACAAGGTGGAGACCATTGGCGATGCTTATTGTGTGGCCAGCGGCTTGCATCGTGCCTCCATCTATGATGCCCACAAGGTCGCCTGGATGGCGCTGAAGATGATTAGCGCGTGCTCCAAGCACATTACCCATGACGGCGAACAAATCAAAATGCGCATTGGTCTCCATACGGGCACAGTGCTCGCTGGTGTTGTCGGTCGCAAGATGCCCCGATATTGTCTCTTTGGCCACAACGTGACCATTGCCAACAAGTTCGAGTCGAGCAGCGAGGCATTGAAGATCAATGTCAGTCCGACAACCAAGAA TTGGCTTACCAAGCACGAGGGATTCGCCTTTGATTTGCAGCCAAGGGATCCCTCATTTCTGCCCAAAGAGTTTCCCAACTCGAATGGCAATGGCACCTGTTATTTCCTGGAGGGTTTCCGCAATCCAACGCTCGAAACAGATCTGCCCCTGGACGAGCACATTAATGCTGCTATGAAGACCATATCGGAGGGCGGCGATGCTTAA
- the LOC132785353 gene encoding pickpocket protein 19 → MLLYSKELVAPRAKFSRGLQRFDRHPLRDKYGQMLRNSFAHSSIHGLQNAFEEQHFWVRYFWLIIVLLASVGFLSTYSILEMRHNEQVLVSLVATTQHPVYSIEFPAVAICPWNHVNWMRAATAAERFLPSNANAEMRETFRQLLIGMEQVSFGKFETMGEMSRRNFSSLAKLSLSKLASYLAYRCDELFERSSCVFDETSYDCCQLFVAESTENGQCLVFNSLISDESRNKKLINEFYPYKISKAGEGSGLQFTLRLNDSYLRKGTEVPFSMNLMIKQPRQWSQPVIFHLYENTENFVAIDPLLIETSRNAVLMPPSKRHCYFEEERNPFYSYGDPDLPYSHHNCIAVCLQASMLYHCNCTMPLFLPSIEGSRECGVLDIECVYRHADIFGYVKIKGQDKYIKDPRRGQLCDCPDSCNKQQYYMLLNVRELEFVNMSRIRTEVYYGQRVITKIETKLQYTFTDWVAGFGGILGLYVGASALSFAELVYVLAKLLWTVLSDGYTKMSLGYKRR, encoded by the exons ATGTTGCTGTACAGCAAGGAACTTGTGGCACCGCGAGCCAAATTTTCTCGGGGATTACAACGCTTCGATCGTCATCCGCTGCGAGATAAGTATGGCCAGATGTTGCGTAATTCCTTCGCACACTCTTCAATCCATGGCTTGCAAAATGCCTTTGAGGAGCAGCATTTTTGGGTGCGATACTTCTGGCTCATCATTGTACTGTTGGCCTCTGTGGGTTTCCTTAGTACCTATTCCATATTGGAGATGCGCCACAACGAACAGGTGTTGGTTAGTCTTGTGGCGACCACACAGCATCCGGTTTATAGCATCGAATTTCCAGCCGTTGCCATTTGTCCCTGGAATCATGTCAATTGGATGCGAGCCGCTACAGCTGCTGAGCGCTTTCTGCCCTCCAACGCGAATGCTGAGATGCGAGAAACCTTTCGACAGCTGCTCATTGGCATGGAGCAAGTGTCATTTGGCAAATTTGAAACTATGGGTGAAATGTCGAGACGAAATTTCTCATCACTGGCTAAATTGAGTCTCTCGAAACTCGCCAGTTATTTAGCTTATCGCTGCGATGAGCTCTTCGAGCGCAGCTCATGCGTTTTCGATGAGACCAGCTACGATTGCTGTCAACTCTTTGTAGCAGAAAGCACAGAAAATGGTCAGTGCTTGGTCTTCAATTCGTTGATCTCGGATGAATCTCGCAATAAGAAACTGATCAATGAGTTTTATCCCTACAAGATAAGCAAGGCTGGGGAAGGCTCTGGTCTGCAGTTCACGCTGCGATTAAATGATTCATATTTGCGAAAGGGCACCGAGGTACCCTTCTCTATGAAT CTTATGATCAAGCAGCCACGCCAATGGTCGCAGCCTGTGATATTTCATCTATATGAGAATACCGAGAACTTTGTGGCCATTGATCCACTGTTGATAGAGACGTCTAGGAACGCTGTTCTCATGCCTCCCTCCAAGCGACATTGCTACTTTGAG GAGGAACGCAATCCCTTTTACTCCTATGGGGATCCAGATCTGCCCTACAGTCATCACAATTGCATTGCCGTCTGCCTGCAGGCATCGATGCTCTATCACTGCAACTGTACAATGCCGCTATTCTTGCCCTCCATAG AGGGATCACGTGAGTGCGGCGTGCTGGACATTGAATGTGTTTATCGCCATGCCGATATCTTTGGCTATGTGAAAATAAAGGGGCAAGACAAGTACATCAAGGATCCCCGCAGGGGTCAGTTGTGCGATTGTCCCGATAGCTGCAATAAGCAACAATATTACATGCTGCTTAATGTACGCGAACTGGAATT CGTAAATATGTCGCGCATCAGAACAGAAGTTTACTATGGCCAGCGTGTGATAACGAAGATCGAGACGAAACTGCAATACACATTTACAGATTGGGTGGCGGGATTTGGTGGTATTCTAGGTCTATATGTGGGCGCCTCGGCGCTAAGCTTTGCTGAGCTAGTTTATGTGCTGGCCAAGTTACTGTGGACGGTCTTAAGTGATGGATACACTAAAATGTCTTTAGGATATAAACGCCGCTAA
- the LOC132785355 gene encoding lysoplasmalogenase TMEM86A translates to MSNSLLFAKAQSVKLIPFFLSVVLYFSLVRKDPQGELWTTVLKCLPIVALALYVLIKGFALNKHYRRSQLILLGLVFSCGGDALLNINLFPFGMVSFGVAHIFYISAFGWQPLKWLLGLCLYVPVTIFVIFVAKYLDEILIIGVPIYCVLISTMLWRSLARAVDVKSFLTIFCAMGSALFVISDALIAVTMFLSVPLPGARLQIMITYYIAQFAIALSTADDGPAPKLKKQN, encoded by the exons ATGAGCAATTCACTGCTGTTT GCCAAAGCCCAAAGCGTGAAGCTAATACCTTTTTTTCTAAGTGTGGTGCTTTACTTTTCGCTTGTTCGTAAAGACCCTCAAGGAGAACTATGGACAACTGTGCTCAAATGCCTGCCAATTGTGGCATTGGCGTTATATGTTTTGATCAAAGGATTTGCGCTCAATAAACA cTACCGTCGCTCGCAGTTAATACTTCTTGGCCTAGTGTTTTCCTGTGGTGGTGATGCATTGctcaatattaatttgtttccCTTTGGAATGGTCTCCTTTGGCGTGGCCCACATATTCTACATCAGCGCTTTTGGCTGGCAGCCACTTAAATGGCTTCTGGGATTATGTCTCTATGTGCCGGTAACAATTT TTGTGATTTTTGTGGCGAAGTATCTAGATGAGATATTGATCATAGGCGTGCCCATTTATTGTGTGCTGATTTCAACTATGCTGTGGCGCTCCTTGGCACGTGCAGTGGATGTCAAGAGTTTCCTGACCATTTTCTGTGCCATGGGTTCTGCATTATTCGTCATCTCCGATGCACTAATTGCAGTGACAATGTTTTTGAGTGTGCCATTGCCTGGAGCACGTCTGCAAATCATGATTACTTACTATATTGCCCAATTTGCCATTGCGTTGAGCACTGCCGATGATGGACCTGcgccaaaattaaaaaaacaaaattaa
- the LOC132785354 gene encoding mitotic checkpoint protein BUB3: MGPSEFKLNNPPEDLISAVKFGCKSNQYLAASSWDGTLRFYDVAANSMRQKFVQDAPILDCAFMDIVHVVSGGLDNQLRLYDVNTQAETLVGAHDEPIRCVEHAEYVNGILTGSWDKNVKLWDMREKRCVGCFEQNNGKVYSMSVIDEKIVVATSDRKVLIWDLRKTDSYIMKRESSLKYQTRCIRLFPNKEGYVMSSIEGRVAVEYLDHDPEVQRRKFAFKCHRNREQNIEQIYPVNALSFHNIYHTFATGGSDRIVNIWDGFNKKRLCQFHEYDTSISSLNFSNDGSALAIGCSYLDQFTELPASVPLPAIYIRYPTDQETKQK; the protein is encoded by the exons ATGGGACCGTccgaatttaaattgaataaccCGCCCGAGGATCTCATATCGGCAGTGAAATTCGGCTGCAAATCAAATCAGTATCTGGCGGCATCCTCCTGGGACGGCACGCTTCGCTTTTACGATGTGGCGGCAAACTCAATGCGCCAAAAGTTTGTGCAAGATGCCCCTATTCTGGACTGTGCCTTTATG GATATTGTACATGTGGTCAGCGGTGGCCTGGACAATCAACTGCGTCTCTACGATGTGAACACACAAGCTGAGACTCTGGTAGGCGCCCACGACGAGCCAATTCGTTGTGTGGAACATGCAGAGTATGTGAATGGTATCTTGACTGGCAGCTGGGACAAGAATGTAAAGCTGTGGGACATGCGAGAGAAACGCTGTGTGGGTTGCTTTGAACAGAACAACGGCAAGGTTTATTCCATGTCGGTGATTGACGAGAAGATTGTGGTGGCCACATCGGATCGCAAAGTGCTTATTTGGGATTTGCGGAAGACAGACAGCTACATCATGAAGCGCGAATCATCGCTGAAGTATCAAACCCGCTGCATTCGATTGTTCCCCAACAAGGAGGGTTATGTCATGTCATCGATTGAGGGTCGAGTGGCTGTCGAATATCTGGATCATGATCCTGAAGTGCAGCGTCGCAAATTCGCTTTCAAATGCCATCGCAACAGGGAGCAGAACATTGAGCAAATCTATCCAGTGAATGCGCTCAGTTTTCACAATATTTATCACACATTTGCCACAGGCGGCTCGGATCGTATTGTTAACATTTGGGATGGTTTTAACAAGAAGCGTCTGTGTCAGTTCCATGAGTATGACACATCGATATCTTCGCTTAATTTCAGTAATGATGGCAGTGCTCTCGCCATCGGTTGTTCCTACTTGGATCAATTCACCGAACTGCCAGCTTCAGTGCCCCTTCCTGCGATTTATATACGTTACCCGACTGATCAGGAGACAAAGCAGAAGTAA
- the LOC132786835 gene encoding uncharacterized protein LOC132786835, translated as MFKYFIVCLALCSLAVSEQGLSKLDVGFVKCFMENSLTAEQIAQIMRKEFPDEPEVRPLLLCLSQALHIFSISEGFDIDLLVKGLFKNLSKEEKQQIIHKCVDSNEQKSPADEWVFRVHKCLYISDTGDLARAKKAEA; from the exons ATGTTCAAGTATTTCATTGTTTGCCTAGCACTCTGTTCATTG GCCGTTAGCGAACAGGGGCTAAGTAAACTCGATGTGGGTTTTGTCAAATGTTTCATGGAGAATTCGTTGACTGCGGAGCAGATCGCCCAGATAATGCGGAAGGAGTTTCCCGATGAGCCCGAGGTGCGTCCTCTTCTGCTGTGCCTTTCTCAGGCGCTGCATATCTTCTCCATCTCAGAGGGGTTTGACATCGATCTCCTGGTCAAGGGGCTCTTCAAGAATCTGAGTAAAGAAGAGAAACAGCAAATTATCCACAAATGCGTGGATAGTAACGAGCAGAAGAGTCCTGCCGATGAGTGGGTATTCCGTGTGCACAAGTGTCTTTATATAAGCGACACTGGCGATCTTGCTAGAGCCAAAAAGGCTGAAGCCTAA
- the LOC132785356 gene encoding general odorant-binding protein 99a codes for MMKFVVAACLIFTVVSADYVVKNKDNMLSYREECVKELSVPADLVEQYQKWQYPNDAKTQCYLKCVFTKWGLFDTESGFNVENIHTQLVRGSANHDDELHGKIAACADKNEQGSNACEWAWRGANCLLKNHLQLIQQSLAPKA; via the exons ATGATGAAATTCGTTGTTGCCGCTTGCCTGATCTTCACCGTG GTCTCCGCTGACTATGTTGTCAAGAACAAGGACAACATGCTGAGCTACCGCGAGGAGTGCGTCAAGGAGCTGAGTGTGCCCGCCGATCTGGTGGAGCAGTATCAGAAGTGGCAGTATCCCAACGATGCCAAGACCCAGTGCTATCTGAAGTGCGTCTTCACCAAGTGGGGTCTCTTCGACACCGAATCCGGCTTCAATGTGGAGAACATCCACACCCAATTGGTGCGCGGCTCGGCCAATCACGATGATGAGTTGCACGGCAAGATTGCCGCCTGTGCCGACAAGAACGAGCAGGGTTCGAATGCCTGCGAGTGGGCCTGGCGTGGAGCCAACTGCCTGCTAAAGAACCACCTCCAGCTGATTCAGCAGAGTCTGGCACCCAAGGcctaa